Proteins encoded together in one Dechloromonas sp. HYN0024 window:
- a CDS encoding IS3 family transposase (programmed frameshift) has protein sequence MKKRFSEEQIIGFLQQAEAGIPIKELCRQHGFSDGSFYNWRAKFGGMSVPDAKRLKELEAENGRLKRLLAESILDAEALKAALGRKLSPQQKREAVMVMRESTTISERRACLLVGLSRTVLHYESTAQPENEQLQARLVELASERRRFGYRRLHALVRREGVQVNHKRIYRLYSDAGLSVRRRKKRHGVAVERQALELPSSPNQVWSMDFVSDALANGRRIKVLTIVDDFSKEAIDLAVDFGISGHYVTRVLDQAARFRGYPKAIRTDQGPEFTGKALDQWAYQHGVQLKLIQAGKPTQNAFIESFNGRFRDECLNDHWFTSLPQARILIAAWRRDYNQHRPHSSLDYLTPAEFAAKHRSSDPDDPVGKGCL, from the exons TTGAAGAAGCGGTTTTCAGAAGAGCAGATCATCGGCTTTTTGCAGCAGGCAGAAGCCGGCATACCGATCAAGGAACTGTGTCGGCAACATGGCTTCAGTGACGGATCGTTCTACAACTGGCGAGCGAAGTTCGGCGGCATGTCGGTTCCAGATGCCAAGCGTCTGAAGGAATTAGAGGCCGAGAACGGTCGGCTTAAACGTCTGCTGGCCGAATCGATCCTCGATGCGGAGGCACTCAAGGCTGCTTTAGGCCGAAAA CTGAGCCCCCAGCAAAAGCGTGAGGCAGTCATGGTGATGCGTGAATCGACAACGATTTCCGAGCGCCGTGCCTGCCTGCTGGTGGGTTTGTCGCGCACGGTCCTGCATTACGAATCGACGGCACAGCCAGAGAATGAGCAATTGCAGGCAAGACTGGTTGAGCTAGCCAGCGAGCGTCGCCGGTTCGGCTATCGCCGTCTGCATGCCTTGGTTCGCCGTGAGGGCGTTCAGGTCAATCACAAGCGTATCTATCGCCTCTACAGCGATGCCGGCCTATCGGTTCGGCGCCGCAAGAAGCGACATGGTGTGGCCGTCGAGCGGCAGGCGCTGGAATTGCCGTCCTCACCGAACCAGGTCTGGTCGATGGATTTTGTCAGTGACGCATTAGCCAATGGCCGCCGGATCAAGGTGCTGACCATCGTCGATGACTTCAGCAAGGAGGCCATCGATCTCGCTGTCGATTTCGGAATATCGGGACATTACGTGACCCGGGTGCTCGATCAGGCTGCGCGTTTCAGGGGCTATCCCAAGGCGATCCGGACCGATCAGGGACCGGAATTCACCGGCAAGGCGTTGGACCAATGGGCCTACCAGCACGGCGTGCAGCTCAAGCTGATCCAGGCTGGCAAACCGACGCAGAATGCGTTCATCGAGAGCTTCAACGGCAGGTTTCGGGATGAATGCCTGAACGACCATTGGTTTACGAGCTTGCCTCAGGCTCGTATCCTGATTGCCGCTTGGCGCCGCGACTACAACCAGCATCGGCCGCATAGCTCACTGGATTACCTGACGCCCGCAGAGTTTGCAGCCAAGCACCGATCCAGTGATCCCGACGATCCTGTCGGGAAAGGATGTCTTTAG